One segment of Saprospiraceae bacterium DNA contains the following:
- a CDS encoding KTSC domain-containing protein, producing MTYTEVDSSMIDLVGYDEKEQAQEVRFVTSGLTYRYYDVPKEKYEGLMNASSKGSYMRGCIIDFYDYAKVRGGKRRRW from the coding sequence ATGACCTACACTGAAGTAGATTCCTCCATGATAGACCTCGTCGGCTACGACGAAAAAGAACAAGCGCAGGAAGTACGCTTTGTCACTTCCGGTCTCACCTACCGCTACTACGACGTGCCGAAAGAGAAATACGAGGGGCTGATGAACGCTTCCTCCAAAGGCAGCTATATGCGCGGCTGCATCATTGATTTTTACGACTACGCCAAAGTGAGGGGCGGAAAACGGCGACGGTGGTGA
- a CDS encoding T9SS type A sorting domain-containing protein, protein MKHSFTFLILCLSLALKAQNDTWAYFAPSPNPTCQAARGNNILVGTIGAGIVRFDTLGNRTVLNTANSALPSDTITYLVIDAAENWWMIQANGISRFDGVNVQTWTPEQMGLSAFTLIREMKAAPDSSMYAVTDNGVAIFKNGAWSVLNTSNSGLPTNNVWDVAFGPDGKRYFATTGSGVVIQDGSNWTSYTTANTGITLFNNVFSVAFTTEGVLWAVGGTAPFTAIRLAKFEAGTWSALTPANIGMTPPVIFRKLTAGSAGQLFMTTSSTVSILKQGTWTHYREQEIGCVKSSEIAPVEDGAGRIWVHTTCQLARFDGQTWQGLSLGLPGPPDGILFDGIAEGTDGSIWFGTYEGGYITRLKNDDSWEQFHPTNYGTTNRNVTSVQAAPGGQMWFGLENSEILRYVNGEWTFFDTCAVQFPGHFVVNAAAAPNGDQWFSFALLSGQGFFGLARYSADGQWQFFSAANAPLTNCYIRKIIFEADGTAWFATTYNGILRYNGAVWESLTVSNSGLPSNKVYYIDQAPDGAIWACTESGLARYDGQNWTTLNSANSGLPSDVISRVAFDKAGGMYVGYPRPGLLPTVAELRGGTWTELMPLMLLPGQNFSYNEPDAFIVDSQNRLWFSEFFNPGVFRYDPMLVNTDDMFSSKKQIHIFPNPASSVIYLEISDWENQQIQLRVTDTFGRLIFHQKPTSNAGVLTLELPTDWPTGIYCLEALNEKGERRIGRFVRAAK, encoded by the coding sequence ATGAAACATTCTTTCACCTTTCTCATCCTCTGCCTTTCGCTCGCCCTCAAAGCCCAAAACGACACCTGGGCCTACTTCGCCCCTTCGCCCAACCCGACCTGCCAAGCGGCACGAGGCAACAACATCCTCGTAGGAACCATCGGTGCAGGCATCGTGCGTTTCGATACGCTGGGCAACCGCACTGTACTGAACACCGCCAATTCGGCCTTGCCATCTGACACCATCACTTACCTCGTCATAGACGCCGCGGAAAACTGGTGGATGATTCAAGCCAACGGCATCAGTCGTTTTGACGGGGTCAACGTACAAACCTGGACACCGGAGCAAATGGGGTTGTCCGCCTTTACATTGATACGCGAAATGAAAGCCGCGCCCGACAGCAGTATGTATGCTGTTACCGACAACGGTGTGGCGATTTTCAAGAACGGCGCTTGGTCGGTATTGAATACCTCCAATTCGGGACTGCCGACCAACAACGTCTGGGATGTGGCTTTCGGCCCCGACGGAAAACGCTATTTCGCCACAACTGGTAGCGGGGTCGTTATTCAAGATGGCAGCAACTGGACTTCCTATACCACGGCCAATACTGGAATTACCCTTTTTAATAACGTATTTTCTGTGGCATTTACAACGGAAGGGGTCCTTTGGGCTGTCGGGGGGACAGCGCCTTTTACCGCAATCCGGCTCGCTAAATTTGAAGCCGGGACCTGGTCAGCTCTTACGCCTGCCAATATCGGTATGACTCCGCCGGTGATTTTTAGAAAACTGACAGCCGGTAGCGCAGGCCAGCTTTTTATGACTACTTCTTCCACCGTTTCCATCTTGAAGCAAGGCACCTGGACACATTATCGTGAGCAGGAAATCGGTTGTGTTAAAAGTTCAGAGATTGCACCGGTCGAGGACGGGGCAGGACGTATATGGGTGCACACCACCTGTCAGTTGGCCCGCTTCGACGGTCAAACATGGCAAGGATTGAGTTTGGGTTTGCCCGGCCCGCCCGATGGCATCCTGTTCGACGGTATCGCCGAGGGCACTGACGGCAGCATCTGGTTCGGCACCTACGAAGGAGGATATATCACACGCCTGAAAAACGACGATTCCTGGGAGCAATTCCACCCTACAAATTATGGCACAACCAATCGCAATGTGACCAGCGTACAGGCCGCTCCCGGCGGACAGATGTGGTTTGGTCTCGAAAATAGCGAAATACTGCGTTATGTCAACGGCGAATGGACCTTTTTCGACACCTGTGCTGTCCAATTCCCCGGCCATTTTGTCGTTAACGCAGCCGCTGCGCCCAACGGCGACCAATGGTTCTCCTTCGCGCTATTGTCAGGGCAAGGCTTCTTCGGCTTAGCTCGTTACAGCGCTGATGGACAGTGGCAATTCTTTTCTGCTGCGAATGCTCCTTTGACCAATTGTTATATTCGGAAAATAATTTTTGAAGCCGACGGGACGGCGTGGTTTGCCACCACCTATAACGGAATACTTCGCTATAACGGCGCTGTCTGGGAATCCCTCACCGTCAGCAACTCCGGGCTGCCCAGCAACAAGGTTTATTACATAGACCAAGCGCCTGATGGCGCCATCTGGGCTTGTACGGAGTCTGGCCTGGCCCGCTACGATGGTCAAAACTGGACTACGCTCAACAGCGCCAATTCAGGCTTGCCTTCCGATGTGATATCGAGGGTCGCTTTCGACAAGGCTGGCGGTATGTACGTGGGTTATCCCCGCCCCGGTTTGCTCCCGACTGTAGCCGAATTGCGCGGCGGCACCTGGACTGAACTGATGCCGCTCATGCTGCTTCCCGGGCAAAATTTCAGTTACAATGAACCGGATGCCTTTATCGTGGACAGCCAAAACCGGCTCTGGTTTTCCGAGTTCTTCAATCCCGGAGTATTTCGCTACGACCCGATGCTGGTGAACACCGACGACATGTTTTCATCGAAAAAGCAAATTCATATTTTTCCCAATCCTGCTTCCAGTGTGATTTATCTGGAAATATCCGATTGGGAAAACCAACAAATTCAACTCCGCGTGACGGACACTTTTGGACGGCTAATATTCCATCAAAAACCAACTTCAAATGCCGGTGTGCTGACGCTCGAACTGCCGACCGACTGGCCTACGGGCATTTATTGCCTCGAAGCCCTGAACGAAAAAGGCGAGCGTCGAATCGGGCGTTTTGTGCGTGCGGCGAAGTGA
- a CDS encoding response regulator, with the protein MHREKKAERFVVSQSQLPVAGIFSLANTVMSVTQDALHDSIIWAGTRHGLIRVNKFANTMQYFRYESPNVALEEVSNAMICLLSHANGRLYIGTWNGGLLEFNPATRQFRQYLPDAGKFDLNNRNNRIYSLLDDGPAAIWVGSGIGICRFDISKGEFVLVKKDAALHYRDKKGNYWGFKQGLFRYDRFKNQVPVIPTPPGEIKKIRTDNEGKETYLKKYGQPGVLALDPVRQNIRELPFPQNKGTPTDGSVLELTSMGLLANDMEQLYLLPKGANSFVAMDFQLPADAGWFNSMALPDGGAVISGMRGFLIHFKPGNSKPDVYPPEVVGGGATGLSDEFYVCATDQWGRVWSRASGGFVIFDARTRQFHRIAYQNIPDKIFSDIRDFCSDNKGRMWCISPTELGWLDVAHPELGIQKRYDASNGFRFNGNRCLLVHQDGSVWFHCPKGLVRFSPDDETYKIFPTGSSVMGFLTDGKLCFRAHSAGISIVHPDSLRADTSPPCPYAAWFKVLDKEKPLLGNLFTPNEIRLASHENFISIGFSALGFFRQADYQFAYQLVGVNDDWVNADADNLVAAYTALDGGDYVFRLKVRDATGRWSEQPYELRIHIATPWYRSWPAWLLYAGLMALAARLWLRNRDRQLLMQQKLREEKREAERLKELDNFKNQFFTNITHEFRTPLTVILGMAGELEAETKMGQTAQELQSAIQRSLAPIRRNGQRLLELVNQMLALARLDAGNLPVQMLRGDLMNHLHIFVEAFHSYAVSQKIGLQVHTDPESFEMDFDPELLQRIVSNLISNALKFTEEYGNVLVTAKAVTEQGQGEQLLLEVRDTGTGIPAEQIPHIFDRFYQGNAAPLRGEESSGIGLALVKEIVTLLHGRIEVASKVGRGSIFRVWLPVTRNAEPEAGPQISMLIPPVALSLLKEADEMAESAKPLALVIEDNADVLDYIRACLLPAWEVVTARNGTTGLALAQEKLPDVIISDVMMPGMDGFALTEALKSDLRTSHIPILLLTAKSTRADILEGLSKGADDYLVKPFDKAELLFRLRNFHLQQLRWQNRPAEPEAPDPLPPTERAFLNKVDAAIETHLDETDFRSEHLARAVTMSRVQLHRKLTALAGISTGLYIRRYRLLRAKHFLTTTDLTVSEVAWKVGFENLSWFSQAYREEFGESPRDARKQ; encoded by the coding sequence ATGCACCGTGAGAAAAAAGCAGAGCGATTTGTGGTCTCCCAGTCGCAATTGCCGGTCGCCGGTATTTTTTCACTTGCCAATACCGTGATGTCTGTGACGCAGGACGCGCTGCACGACTCTATCATTTGGGCGGGGACCAGACACGGCTTAATTCGGGTGAACAAGTTCGCCAATACCATGCAGTATTTCAGGTATGAATCTCCGAATGTCGCGCTGGAAGAGGTCTCTAATGCGATGATATGCCTCTTGTCGCATGCCAACGGGCGGCTCTATATCGGAACCTGGAATGGCGGATTGCTCGAATTCAATCCGGCTACCCGTCAATTCCGGCAGTATTTACCCGATGCGGGCAAATTTGACCTGAACAATCGCAACAACAGAATTTATAGTTTGCTCGATGACGGCCCTGCTGCAATATGGGTTGGTAGTGGAATCGGGATTTGCAGATTCGATATTTCGAAAGGAGAGTTTGTCCTTGTAAAAAAAGACGCTGCATTGCATTATCGGGATAAAAAGGGCAATTATTGGGGCTTCAAACAAGGTTTGTTTCGTTATGACAGGTTCAAAAATCAGGTGCCCGTCATACCTACTCCTCCCGGCGAGATTAAAAAAATCAGGACGGATAACGAGGGGAAGGAGACTTATCTGAAAAAATATGGCCAGCCGGGAGTGCTGGCATTGGACCCGGTCAGGCAAAATATCCGGGAGCTTCCTTTCCCTCAAAACAAGGGAACACCTACGGACGGCTCGGTGCTGGAGTTGACATCTATGGGTTTGCTGGCCAACGACATGGAGCAACTATATCTTTTGCCAAAAGGCGCTAACAGCTTCGTGGCCATGGACTTTCAACTGCCTGCGGATGCGGGGTGGTTCAATTCCATGGCGCTGCCCGACGGTGGGGCAGTGATTAGCGGTATGCGTGGGTTTCTCATACATTTTAAGCCGGGTAATAGCAAACCGGATGTGTATCCCCCGGAAGTGGTTGGTGGAGGGGCGACGGGATTATCGGACGAATTTTACGTATGTGCCACTGACCAATGGGGGCGTGTGTGGTCGCGTGCTTCGGGCGGATTTGTCATTTTCGATGCACGCACCCGCCAATTTCATCGTATTGCTTATCAAAATATACCCGACAAAATTTTTTCCGATATCCGGGATTTTTGCTCCGATAATAAAGGACGTATGTGGTGCATCAGCCCAACGGAGCTGGGCTGGCTGGATGTTGCGCACCCGGAGCTGGGCATTCAAAAAAGGTACGACGCTTCCAATGGTTTCAGATTTAATGGAAACAGGTGTCTGCTTGTTCATCAGGACGGGTCAGTTTGGTTTCATTGTCCCAAAGGGTTGGTCCGGTTCTCTCCTGACGACGAGACGTATAAAATTTTTCCGACTGGCAGCAGTGTCATGGGGTTCTTAACCGATGGGAAGCTGTGTTTTCGAGCTCACAGCGCAGGGATAAGCATTGTTCACCCTGATTCCCTTCGCGCTGACACGTCGCCGCCCTGTCCTTACGCCGCCTGGTTCAAAGTTCTGGACAAAGAAAAACCTCTTTTGGGCAATCTTTTCACTCCCAATGAGATACGCCTTGCTTCGCACGAAAACTTCATTTCCATTGGGTTCTCTGCGCTCGGCTTTTTTAGGCAAGCGGACTACCAGTTTGCTTATCAACTCGTGGGCGTGAACGACGATTGGGTGAATGCCGATGCCGACAATTTGGTGGCGGCTTATACTGCACTCGATGGCGGCGACTATGTGTTTCGCCTGAAAGTCCGCGACGCTACCGGACGCTGGAGCGAGCAGCCTTACGAGCTGCGAATCCATATCGCCACGCCCTGGTATCGCAGCTGGCCAGCCTGGCTTTTGTACGCCGGCCTGATGGCGCTGGCTGCCCGGCTTTGGCTGCGCAACCGCGACCGGCAATTGCTCATGCAACAAAAACTCCGCGAGGAAAAGCGCGAAGCGGAACGGCTGAAAGAACTGGACAATTTCAAAAACCAGTTTTTCACAAACATCACCCACGAATTCCGCACACCGCTCACGGTGATTCTCGGTATGGCAGGAGAATTGGAAGCGGAGACAAAAATGGGTCAAACCGCGCAGGAACTGCAATCGGCCATACAACGCTCCTTAGCTCCCATCCGACGCAACGGGCAGCGATTGCTCGAGCTGGTCAATCAAATGTTGGCCCTCGCCCGACTCGATGCAGGCAATTTGCCCGTGCAGATGCTGCGCGGCGATCTGATGAACCACTTGCACATATTCGTAGAAGCCTTCCATTCGTACGCTGTGTCGCAAAAAATCGGACTTCAGGTCCATACCGACCCAGAGTCTTTTGAGATGGATTTCGACCCCGAATTATTGCAGCGCATTGTCAGCAACCTGATTTCCAATGCCTTGAAATTTACGGAAGAATATGGCAACGTGCTTGTCACTGCCAAAGCGGTAACGGAACAGGGACAGGGAGAACAACTGCTGTTGGAAGTGCGCGACACTGGCACAGGTATTCCCGCGGAACAAATCCCGCACATTTTCGACCGCTTTTATCAGGGCAACGCTGCGCCTTTGCGGGGAGAAGAAAGTTCGGGTATCGGCCTGGCACTGGTGAAAGAAATTGTCACACTACTGCACGGTCGTATCGAGGTAGCCAGCAAAGTCGGGCGCGGCAGCATTTTCCGGGTTTGGCTGCCAGTGACGCGGAACGCGGAACCAGAAGCCGGGCCTCAAATCTCCATGCTCATTCCTCCTGTTGCCCTCAGCCTGCTAAAAGAAGCCGACGAAATGGCTGAAAGCGCCAAGCCGCTCGCGTTGGTCATAGAAGACAACGCCGACGTGTTGGATTATATCCGCGCTTGCCTGCTCCCGGCGTGGGAGGTGGTCACTGCCCGGAACGGAACGACGGGGCTCGCGCTCGCTCAGGAAAAATTGCCCGACGTGATTATCAGCGACGTGATGATGCCCGGCATGGATGGCTTTGCGCTGACCGAAGCGCTCAAATCGGATTTACGCACGAGCCACATCCCGATTTTGTTGCTCACGGCAAAATCTACACGGGCGGATATTCTCGAAGGTCTTTCAAAAGGCGCGGACGATTACCTCGTAAAGCCTTTTGACAAAGCCGAATTGTTATTCCGTTTGCGCAATTTTCATTTGCAACAACTGCGCTGGCAAAATCGCCCCGCCGAACCCGAAGCCCCCGACCCGCTCCCCCCTACCGAACGGGCTTTTTTGAATAAAGTGGATGCTGCCATCGAAACGCACTTGGATGAAACAGATTTCAGGTCTGAACATTTGGCGCGTGCCGTGACGATGAGCCGGGTGCAGCTGCACCGCAAACTGACAGCGCTGGCTGGCATTTCCACTGGTCTGTACATTCGCCGCTACCGGCTGCTACGGGCGAAACATTTCTTGACTACGACAGATTTGACGGTTTCCGAAGTCGCATGGAAAGTTGGTTTTGAAAACCTGTCGTGGTTTTCTCAAGCCTACCGGGAAGAGTTTGGAGAAAGCCCGCGTGATGCTCGCAAACAGTAG
- the ftsZ gene encoding cell division protein FtsZ: MLFDLPKDEPSIIKIIGVGGGGSNAVTHMYKQGIVGVDYAICNTDAQAMNLSPVPTKISLGQLLTEGRGAGSKPSVGKQACIESLDEIKRFLEDGTKMVFITAGMGGGTGTGAAPIIAKAAQELGILTVGICTLPFTFEGKIRVGNGMEGLEELRKNVDCLVIISNDKLRDIFGNLSISAAFAEADNILCTAAKGIAEIITVPGYVNVDFEDVNTTMRGSGVAIMGTACIEGENRAFRAADEALRSPLLEDNDIYGAKNILVNITSGAKEATMDEIFEITQFVQEKAGENANLIWGNCFDERLGEKLAVTIIATGFEVSERRVPGQVTPLRQANPHERQVVHLDDEASGKKNQPSLFTITSDEPYAPVDEKAASALEFEFDNIRETVDKIRRTTPVNSDPYLRQPEDDEISPEERRRRIEEAQRRRQEALNRPINVVKLNSPQTIIELENQPAYLRKSINLDDVPDSEQPEMSNWTISLEEEGEIRVGGNSYLHDNVD, encoded by the coding sequence ATGTTATTTGATCTTCCGAAGGATGAACCTTCAATCATAAAAATCATCGGCGTAGGCGGCGGCGGTTCGAACGCAGTCACCCACATGTACAAACAAGGCATCGTTGGCGTGGACTACGCCATTTGCAATACCGACGCACAGGCCATGAATCTCAGCCCCGTGCCGACCAAAATCTCGCTCGGCCAACTCCTCACCGAAGGACGCGGCGCGGGCAGCAAACCCTCAGTGGGCAAACAAGCCTGCATCGAGAGCCTCGACGAAATCAAACGTTTCCTCGAAGACGGCACCAAGATGGTGTTCATCACCGCAGGCATGGGCGGCGGCACCGGCACCGGCGCGGCGCCCATCATCGCCAAAGCGGCTCAGGAACTCGGCATTTTGACCGTCGGCATTTGCACTTTACCCTTCACGTTTGAGGGCAAAATCCGTGTCGGCAACGGCATGGAAGGCTTGGAAGAATTGCGCAAAAACGTTGATTGCCTTGTCATTATCTCCAACGACAAACTGCGCGACATCTTCGGCAACCTCAGCATTTCGGCGGCTTTCGCCGAGGCGGACAACATCCTCTGCACCGCCGCCAAAGGCATCGCCGAAATCATCACCGTGCCCGGCTACGTCAACGTGGACTTCGAGGATGTGAACACCACGATGCGCGGCTCCGGCGTCGCTATCATGGGCACGGCCTGCATCGAAGGTGAGAACCGCGCCTTCCGCGCCGCCGACGAAGCCCTGCGTTCGCCGCTGTTGGAGGACAACGACATCTACGGCGCGAAAAACATTCTGGTCAATATCACCTCCGGCGCGAAAGAGGCGACGATGGACGAGATTTTTGAAATTACGCAATTTGTGCAGGAAAAAGCGGGCGAAAACGCCAACCTCATCTGGGGCAACTGCTTCGACGAGCGTCTGGGCGAAAAACTCGCCGTCACCATCATCGCCACAGGCTTTGAGGTGAGCGAGCGCCGTGTGCCCGGCCAAGTAACGCCGCTGCGTCAGGCCAATCCGCACGAGCGCCAAGTCGTTCACCTCGACGATGAGGCTTCTGGAAAAAAGAACCAGCCTTCTCTCTTTACGATTACGTCCGATGAGCCGTACGCCCCGGTGGACGAGAAGGCTGCCAGCGCGCTCGAATTCGAGTTCGACAACATCCGGGAGACGGTGGACAAAATCCGCCGCACGACACCTGTCAACAGCGACCCCTACCTCCGCCAGCCGGAGGACGACGAAATATCGCCGGAAGAACGCCGCCGCCGCATCGAAGAGGCGCAGCGTCGCCGCCAAGAGGCGCTCAACCGCCCCATCAACGTGGTGAAACTCAATTCGCCGCAGACGATTATCGAACTGGAAAATCAACCGGCTTACCTCCGCAAGAGCATCAATCTCGACGATGTGCCTGATTCGGAGCAGCCCGAAATGTCCAACTGGACCATTTCACTCGAAGAAGAAGGCGAAATCCGCGTGGGCGGGAATTCGTATTTGCACGATAATGTGGATTAA
- the ftsA gene encoding cell division protein FtsA yields MTELLPQPHDVVVALDIGTTKVCCLAGRKNTHGKLEIIGIGKVESAGVLRGVVSNIEKTVNAIREAVEICERNARMKFRSVHVGIAGQHIKSLQHRGILTRESDHTEIARRDIDRLVNDMFKLVLPPGDKIIHVFPQEFTVDSEQGITDPVGMCGVRLEANFHIITGQITAINNIYRCIEKVGLKVADLTLEPIASADATLSEEEKQAGVALVDIGGGTTDITIFHEGIIRHTAVIPFGGNVITADIKEGCTVMQPQAEKLKVKFGSALANEVFDNRIITIPGLKGRDHKEISEKNLARIIQARMEEVLDYVLWEIRRSGYERKLIGGIVLTGGGALMAHSEKLTEFHTGMTCRIGVPVEHLAHGYHEKVNSPIFSTGIGLLLRGLQDIEPGNGQPADGQPVSDDNSELSNVSEEKGPSWFDTVFKKTKEWFEAEPDLDFERKK; encoded by the coding sequence ATGACGGAATTACTCCCACAACCCCATGATGTTGTAGTTGCCCTCGACATTGGCACCACAAAAGTCTGCTGCCTCGCAGGCCGCAAAAACACACACGGCAAACTCGAGATCATCGGCATCGGCAAAGTCGAAAGCGCAGGCGTGCTGCGCGGCGTGGTCTCGAACATCGAAAAAACCGTGAACGCCATCCGCGAAGCCGTCGAAATCTGCGAGCGCAACGCCCGCATGAAATTTCGCTCGGTTCATGTCGGCATCGCAGGCCAGCACATCAAAAGCCTCCAGCACCGGGGCATCCTCACCCGCGAGAGCGACCACACCGAAATCGCCCGCCGCGACATTGACCGGCTGGTGAACGACATGTTCAAACTCGTGCTGCCGCCCGGCGACAAAATCATTCACGTCTTCCCGCAAGAGTTCACCGTGGACTCCGAGCAGGGCATCACCGACCCCGTCGGGATGTGCGGCGTGCGATTGGAAGCCAACTTCCACATCATCACCGGCCAAATCACGGCCATCAACAACATCTACCGCTGCATCGAGAAAGTCGGCCTCAAAGTCGCCGACCTCACCCTCGAACCCATCGCCAGCGCCGACGCCACCCTCTCCGAAGAGGAAAAACAGGCAGGCGTGGCGCTCGTGGACATCGGCGGCGGCACCACCGACATCACGATTTTCCACGAAGGCATCATCCGCCACACGGCGGTCATCCCCTTCGGCGGCAACGTCATCACAGCCGACATCAAAGAAGGCTGCACCGTGATGCAGCCGCAGGCCGAAAAACTTAAAGTCAAATTCGGCTCCGCCCTCGCCAACGAGGTGTTCGACAACCGCATCATCACCATCCCCGGCCTCAAAGGGCGCGACCACAAGGAAATCAGCGAGAAAAACCTCGCCCGCATCATCCAAGCGCGCATGGAGGAGGTGCTCGACTATGTGCTTTGGGAAATCCGGCGCAGCGGCTACGAACGCAAACTCATCGGCGGCATCGTGCTCACCGGCGGCGGCGCGCTCATGGCGCACTCTGAAAAACTCACCGAATTCCACACCGGCATGACCTGCCGCATCGGTGTCCCGGTGGAGCATCTCGCGCACGGCTACCACGAAAAAGTCAACAGCCCGATTTTCAGCACAGGCATCGGCCTGCTGCTGCGCGGCTTGCAGGACATCGAGCCGGGCAACGGCCAACCCGCTGACGGACAACCCGTTTCCGACGACAACAGCGAACTGTCCAATGTTTCAGAAGAAAAAGGCCCGTCGTGGTTCGACACCGTTTTCAAAAAGACCAAGGAGTGGTTCGAGGCCGAACCCGATTTGGATTTTGAAAGAAAAAAATAA